The Elaeis guineensis isolate ETL-2024a chromosome 11, EG11, whole genome shotgun sequence genomic interval aaaaataaacttctaacaacaaaaataaaaatttcgttgTGCTTTGCTCATACTTAATCCATTGGCATCTCTGTCATACATTGATAAGCAAGACTCATCAATGGAAAAATACCAAGAAGTTTAACAATATAAAAAATGGAAAAAGATTTTTTGAATAGGCTAgagcaaaaataatataaaaatcttGTTCTATATTTgagcccgaaaaaaaaaaaaaattcttgcttCACAATTCTCTATTGAATCTTTTGTTATACTAGAAGGACAATCTCACCGTGGTGCCAAAGCTCTCATTTTTTGAAGCTTTTACCATACTAGCGGCAGGTAACTTGACATGGTACATATTTACAATTGAAGGTTTGGCCAATGAAAGAAGGTTATACATTAGTTTTGTAAACCTTTTGAGTTAGATCCCATCTAATTTAGGGTGAGTTAGATATTTCTAGGCTCTCAATTTTATAATGCATCTTTCCAGAGTATATTTGGCCAGAGAAAATtagtttctaaaataaaaattagaatggATGACACCTATGTCAGTTGTTTAGTAACGAGGagtctcatttttattttgattttagatagaAATGAAATTTTTTTGCTCCAATTCTTTAaaattgaatttcaatttttttcaactattaaaattttattaaattttaatttcgatttcaatcataaaccaaaatatcaaaaaatatgatcatttctgTTCTCATTTCAattcattctaattttgatttcaattttgatATCGATTGCGAATCAAAATATACTCTTAATTTAACCTTGAATGGGAGATTATCAGCATCCAAACAGCCAAATCTTTTTTCGAGCTTTCTGTGTGATTTAAGCATTCTCCCAATGAAAAAGCTAGAGCATGGGTCATTTTTTGACTTGGCTGTGATCAATGATTTTGTAGCTTGATGGATACGAGCCATCAGCACCCTCATCCATAGGTAGGAGCCACTCGCATATAGAATACAAtgatatgtattaaaaaaaaaaacatacaatGACATCAGGGGTGGCAATGAGATTGAGTCAGATCATAAACGGATTGGATCAATAcggatcggatcaaaaaattatttaccaaACCGATCTATTCATTAAACTGGtgaaaaatttaaacttgaatcgatctgtttattaaacagataattcaATCCggcccatttaatctatttatttaatagatcaaattaggttaaacagaTTTAACTGATTAAATGGATTGAACAGATTAAACAAATCAGATTAAATGAATCAAAAACAGATAAAAaagattttaaacagattaaatgaatcttaaataaattaaataatttaaataaatcaaattaaatagatcaaaatagGTTAAATATGTTAAATAGAATATCTGATTCAactcgatctgaatattaaacgaattaaatagattaaataaattaaatatttaaaattaatttaattattaaataaattaaataaattaatttatttataatttaaatttatttaatttaaatttaaatatatttataataaattaaacacATATCGAATTGATAAATTGAATCATATTTTACCGATCCTATGGTTTTTCCTAAAACGGCGTTCGTCTTTTACCATGTTATTAGCTTTTTGTCTTTTTCAAGGAGCACGGAAATAACGAGAAGTAAAATAGCAACGTGTCAACCCCTCCACCGTCCATTCCGCCCCAACCTGGAAAGAGATCGTGTTCTCCACACAACCCCTTCAAAAACCGGCGGCTCCGCCTCATCCCCCACCTACCTCGCAGCCTCCAGgaaagaagaacagaagagagaagGGCGAAATCGAATAATCCGGTAAAAGAGATGGCGTCTTCTATGGTGAGCACGGTGGGAGCTCGCTTCTCGTACGCCCCGACCGCGGAAGGGCTGAAACAGAGGCGGATGCAGGCGGTCTCTATTCGGCGCCGCACCGTCGCGGTGAGGGCGGAGGGGGGCATCAACCCGGAGATCCGAAAGGTGGAGGAGAAGGTCGTGGATTCCGTCGCCGTCGCCGAGCTCTCCAAACCCGTCACCGCCTATTGCCGGTATTCATAttcccttcctctcttttttttataaacaAAAACGAAAACATTGTTATGATTGATTAGTGGGAGATGGGATCAGGTGTTGGAGGTCGGGGACGTTCCCGCTGTGCGACGGGAGCCATGTGAAGCACAACAAGGCTACGGGTGACAACGTGGGGCCTTTGCTGCTCAAGAAGTGAAGTGAAATTTGGACTTTAATTCAACATATTATTTTCTTTAATAATTGTTCTTCTTATGATTTTATGGATATTGCTTGTCTCCTGATGAATGGAGCCTATATAATTGTATGTATACATGATCTTGGTCAGCTGGGAATGATCCTCCGAGAAGAGCACAATTTGGACACAGGATGAttggaaatatttatttttatttcatttcacAAAAAGAAACTAGCGGTATGTAAAGGATGAAGAGGCCAGTCTCATAGACACAAGTTTGGAATCCAGGTAGAGccaaatatttgtaattcataaaaaatttattggctTGGGAGCGAATTTTGTACGGATTAGGCTGTAACAAGAACATAATGCAAAATTGTTTgtgtattcttatatttattctgGTAAAAGAAAATATAGGAGGAAGGAGGTGTTCATAAATTTGCAGAACTACCATCACTAACAAGTAGGAATGACTCATTTTTTTTAGTTCAATTCTCCAAGAATAGTTCTGGAAATCATGTGACATGGGAAGGAATTATGGATAGCTCAAGATTTTTCTGATATTTCAGATAATGTTGCTGCACTTAGCAGTCCTAGCAGAGAGGAATGGTTTGAAGAAAGCATCCAAGTCAGGAAAAAGCGTAGTCAAATTAACATATGACCAACTCATCACTACTATGTCAGCCAAAACAGCAGAGGTGCCAAAGATATAGGAAAAATGTTTTAGGATGTCCAAATAATTTGATGGGCTTGGCAAAGTTATCCAGCTGACTAATTCTTGCTTGGCAACTGAGCACAACTCTCTGTGTGTACCTTCTCAATTCCCATGAATTCCATTGATCCTCTTGTGCTGTATGACAGGAAACTTTGAGTGCATCAGAAGAGTGCCCGCTTAGCATTACTAAAATATAAATTGATTCTGGATCAAACATGTTAACTATCACTTAGTGTTTCTTTTGGATGGCAACCCTCTTTTTAGTGAATGCGCTGTAGAATGGTGCTAGTTTTATATGCAAACGATGAGATTTATATCATTTTTCTGAAGAAAATTGAATTATATGCTACCTTTGATTTTGTTGGTTTGTCAGGCTAAAGAGGATCATCAATGCTCCATCTTCTCTCTGTATTTGATTAATATACGCAATCTAATAGCTTTTAACATGATGCTGAATTAAAATGTAGGTGTCATTTCTTAGAAGATGCGTAATGCATTGGAACAAGACAAGTCTAAGATACTAATTATTTATCTTTATGCTTAATTATTTCAAAGTAGGTCATAACTGGTTATGGACTTGTAGTTTTGACACATGAGCACTGATTGTCACCAACAGGAGTAgggtgttcctttttttttttttttgaataatttttttaaggaaaaaaaggCAAAACCAAATCAATTTCATCCAGAAAATGGAAGGAGGAGGCTACATTGAGCAAAACAAAAGAGAGAACAAAATAGAAGGAATCGAGATCTGCTAGGAGACACAATCacagaaggaaagaagaaaatcaatcattAAATAAAGTTCGATGAATTGAGAACTAATCCTAGCTGATATGCAACAAATAGAACTGAGGAGAGATGTTCCGTTTGATCTTGTCTGGGGTCATACTACTACAATCTCTGGTAagcaaataaatatttttcaactcTATCTTCCTTAGATAAAATGCACCCGAATACTAAAGGACATAAAAGAAATTAGTGATATACTATTTCATCATCCAGAGAGCAGAAAATGCAGCAGTTTGGTGAGTGTGAAGTCCGCTTTCTAGATCTGTCCTTGGTAAAAATACTTTTCTTAGTGAGAAGGATGCTAAAGCATTTAATTTATCTGGTGGGGAACCTTCCACGCAGTCTTTCCCATAGAACAAAGAATGCCTTTAAAGCTTAATATTTTATAACAGTTGTTTATTGACAACCTTAGACCACCTCCACGCCACAACATCCTCCCTGTCTGATAATGCAGCGATTGCAATAAAGCAAGTATCGTGTTCCGGTCCCAACATCTGGATTGGCCATGCGATGGCTGCATAtatttaagtccttaaaattcaTGTAGCTTCAAACTTCCATGAACACAATGATCTCAAATtataacaaaaaattatatataacaaATAACATAATTTTACAATTTATAAAATTCAGTCATTCGAATGATATTGGTGATGCTTTATTTAATTGATCCTTCCAACCGTGATCCTAGCTATAACCAAATATATGTATCCTataactttgaaaaaaaaaagtgaagaaagTTATAAGCTTTATAGTCCCATAAGAATATAAGCTTTATAGCTcagtaaaaattttcatacaccaatactgatataataataataaatgagaaATTGATCAAGATTGTTGCTCGTCATACCACAAGATACCGCATCATAAAACAAGCATAACTAATACATCTTTTTGTGTaatagatcaaattaaataattatcttaAATTATGGTATATCGGATTGATAATATGTAGGTGTTTGGTTTTGGACTATCATAGCCATATTTTCGATCTATGATAAAGCAACAATGCAGTGGCTAGTCCCATGGGCTATCATAATCATATTTTTGGCCTACAGTGGGGATCAATACAGTAGCGAATCTAAGGAATCACAAATGTACAACTTTGACTATCataactatattttaatttttggtgGGGCACCAATAAAGTAGCTGTCTAGAGGACCATAAGTACTCAATCCTAAACTATTATAACCACGTTTCTAGCCCATGGTGGGGTAATGATATGGTGGCTAGTCTCGTGGACTACAACAATCATAATTCTAGTCTATGGTGAGGTATCAATAAATAGCTAGTCCAGAACATCACAACCCATCATACAATCACACAATTTAAATTTATGCTTATCAAGGAATTATAATTCAATACCATTTTTTTGTACAATTCGATGCATACAGGTACCAAGTCTATCCAAATCAAGATCAATAATACACGATACATAACTTCATACATAGCATATATATACTTAACAAATAAGTATATAGCATgcatctattaaaaaaaatattgaacaaAATCACTGatgcacaaaaataatttttatattaatagatGATCAATGTTCGATAATTCTTATCTCCATCATCGGCCAAATCTAGATATAGTGTTTATCAGTCAATGTCTAATATGTCCATTCATATAAATTCAACTCATCCTCGAGCAACTATTAGCAcaagaaataataaattattattagatttttatttttaaagatctaatattagAATTACTTTTGATTCTAAATTTCTCAATCCAACTTAATACTTGACTAAGTAATAAAGATT includes:
- the LOC105054172 gene encoding CDGSH iron-sulfur domain-containing protein NEET, encoding MASSMVSTVGARFSYAPTAEGLKQRRMQAVSIRRRTVAVRAEGGINPEIRKVEEKVVDSVAVAELSKPVTAYCRCWRSGTFPLCDGSHVKHNKATGDNVGPLLLKK